One window from the genome of Salvelinus fontinalis isolate EN_2023a chromosome 3, ASM2944872v1, whole genome shotgun sequence encodes:
- the LOC129848682 gene encoding striatin-interacting protein 1 homolog: MDVGGNGGGLIVNKQRAMLPNKSRGEFVRNQRKDSEGFSESPDLEFEYADTDKWSAELSELYSYTEGPEFLLNRKCFEEEFRTHVSDKKWTELDVAQHRAHAMRLLDGLEVITREKRLKVSRAILYMVQGTFAECSSEAEVQHWMRYNIFLLLDVGTFTALVELLNMEVDNSAACSSAVRKPAISLADSTDLRVLLNIMYLMVVTIQQEDPADSPDWRATRETFKTELGSPLYNNEPISVMLFGMVTKFCSGHAPHFPMKKVLMLLWKSILFTLGGFEQLQNIKVSKREELRLPPLPEDSIRVIRSMRAASPPASASDLIEQQQKRARREHKSLIKQDNLDAFNEKDPYKSDDPREDEDDNDDNDNSMEAEPFPMERDEVMPPPILHPPSERVNFPKGLPWAPKVREKDIEHFLESSRSKFIGYTLGNDTDTVVGLPRPIHESIRTLKQHKYISIAEIQIAKEDEFQKTPLSGGEEDVEMCSTELLYQGILPSLPQYMIALLKILLAAAPTSKAKTDSINILADVLPEEMPTTVLQSMKLGVDVNRHKEIIVKAISAILLLLLKHFKLNHVYQFEYMAQHLVFANCIPLILKFFNQNIISYITAKNSISVLDFPYCVVHELPELTAESLEAGDNNQFCWRNLFSCINLLRILNKLTKWKHSRTMMLVVFKSAPILKRALKVKQAMMQLYVLKLLKVQTKYLGRQWRKSNMKTMSAIYQKVRHRLNDDWAYGNDLDARPWDFQAEECALRANIERFNSRRYDNNQRNPDFLPVDNCLQSVLGQRVDLPEDFQMNYDLWLEREVFSKPISWEELLQ; encoded by the exons AGCTATACAGTTACACTGAAGGACCAGAATTTCTTCTCAACAGAAAATGCTTTGAGGAGGAATTCCGAACTCATG TGTCTGACAAGAAATGGACCGAGCTGGATGTGGCTCAACACAGAGCTCACGCCATGCGTCTACTGGACGGCCTGGAGGTGATCACCAGGGAGAAGAGGCTGAAGGTGTCCAGGGCAATCCTCTACATGGTTCAGG GGACGTTTGCGGAGTGCAGCTCTGAGGCAGAAGTGCAGCACTGGATGAGGTATAACATCTTCCTGCTGCTGGATGTTGGCACTTTCACAGCCCTTGTGGAGCTGCTCAACATGGAGGTTGA taaCAGTGCTGCCTGTAGCAGTGCAGTCAGAAAGCCAGCAATCTCCTTGGCTGACAGCACAGACCTCAG GGTGCTGCTCAACATCATGTATCTGATGGTGGTGACCATCCAGCAGGAGGACCCAGCCGACTCACCTGATTGGAGGGCCACCAGGGAGACCTTTAAAACAGAGCTGG gctctcctCTGTACAACAACGAGCCCATCTCTGTCATGCTCTTTGGCATGGTGACAAAGTTCTGCAGTGGTCACGCCCCCCACTTCCCCATGAAGAAGGTTCTGATGCTGCTGTGGAAGAGCATACTG TTCACCCTCGGGGGGTTTGAGCAGCTCCAGAACATTAAGGTGAGTAAGCGGGAGGAGCTTCGCCTGCCCCCCCTCCCAGAGGACAGCATCCGGGTCATCAGGAGCATGAGGGCAGCCTCGCCCCCCGCATCTGCATCTGACCTCATCGAACAGCAGCAGAAAAGGGCACGCCGTGAACACAAG TCCCTAATAAAACAGGACAACCTGGACGCCTTCAATGAGAAGGACCCCTACAAGTCAGATGACCCTCGTGAAGATGAGGATGACAACGATGACAATGACAACTCCATGGAGGCGGAGCCTTTTCCCATGGAACGGGATGAGGTCATGCCCCCACCCATCCTACACCCCCCCTCAGAGAGAGTGAACTTCCCCAAGGGCCTGCCTTGGGCCCCCAAAGTCAG GGAAAAGGACATAGAACATTTCCTGGAATCAAGTAGAAGCAAATTTATCGGCTATACGCTTGGAAA TGACACAGATACAGTTGTCGGCCTACCCAGACCCATCCATGAAAGCATCAGAACCTTGAAGCAG CATAAGTACATCTCTATAGCTGAGATTCAGATTGCCAAGGAGGATGAGTTTCAGAAAACTCCACTGTCAGGG GGAGAAGAGGATGTGGAGATGTGCTCCACTGAGCTGCTATACCAGGGCATTCTTCCCAGCTTGCCTCAGTACATG attGCCCTGCTGAAGATCCTGCTAGCGGCTGCCCCCACCTCCAAGGCCAAGACAGACTCCATCAACATCCTGGCAGATGTGCTGCCTGAGGAGATGCC GACCACTGTGCTCCAGAGCATGAAACTTGGTGTGGATGTTAACCGCCACAAGGAGATCATTGTTAAGGCCATCTCTGCCATCCTGCTGCTGCTTCTCAAACACTTCAAACTCAATCACGTCTACCAG TTTGAGTACATGGCTCAGCACCTGGTGTTTGCCAACTGTATTCCTCTCATTCTCAAGTTCTTCAACCAGAACATAATTTCTTACATCACAGCCAAGAACAG TATTTCTGTGCTGGACTTCCCTTACTGTGTGGTGCATGAGCTCCCTGAACTTACTGCAGAGAGTTTG GAGGCTGGCGACAACAACCAGTTCTGCTGGAGGAACCTGTTCTCCTGTATCAACCTGTTGAGGATCCTCAACAAGCTGACCAAGTGGAAGCACTCCAGAACCATG ATGCTGGTGGTGTTCAAATCTGCTCCCATATTGAAGAGGGCGTTGAAGGTTAAACAGGCCATGATGCAGCTGTACGTCCTCAAGCTGCTCAAAGTGCAAACCAAGTACCTGGGCCGCCAGtggaggaagagcaacatgaaGACCATGTCTGCCATCTACCAGAAGGTCCGCCATCGCCTCAATGACGACTGGGCCTACGGTAACG ACCTGGATGCGCGGCCCTGGGACTTCCAGGCAGAGGAGTGTGCTCTGCGCGCCAACATTGAGCGCTTCAACAGCCGACGCTACGACAACAACCAGAGGAACCCTGACTTCCTGCCCGTGGACAACTGCCTGCAGAGCGTTCTTGGACAGCGCGTCGACCTGCCGGAGGATTTCCAGATGAACTATGACCTCTGGCTGGAGCGAGAAGTCTTCTCCAAGCCCATATCCTGGGAGGAGCTTCTGCAATGA